In Saccharicrinis fermentans DSM 9555 = JCM 21142, a genomic segment contains:
- a CDS encoding DUF6261 family protein — protein sequence MTEKLIHQSLHTEVACCTKHMIDEFNHSPLKSDVFLSNLFGKLTIQYEDLYEAMNQSNEDSDVEEKDLIRDDKIRALLNILNDHMHHPDNNIQKASAKVKQVFDKYGMGMINEGYTIESSIIHSLLKDLDEPHIQVDIHQIPSCQTICDALKQAQQDFENALKLEKSKMIRIGMKESARSIKRLILDTINNQLINYLNSMQQTNNNYDTFFKTIHQIITHSNARTKSLEEKK from the coding sequence ATGACGGAAAAGTTAATTCATCAAAGTCTCCATACAGAAGTAGCCTGCTGCACCAAACATATGATTGATGAATTCAATCATAGCCCGTTAAAATCAGATGTTTTCTTGAGTAACCTGTTTGGTAAACTTACCATTCAATATGAAGATTTATACGAGGCAATGAACCAAAGCAATGAAGATTCAGACGTAGAAGAAAAAGACCTGATACGCGACGACAAAATACGTGCATTACTTAACATCCTCAATGATCATATGCACCACCCAGACAACAACATTCAAAAAGCAAGTGCAAAAGTAAAACAGGTGTTCGATAAATATGGAATGGGAATGATCAACGAAGGTTATACGATCGAATCATCTATTATACATTCCTTACTAAAAGACCTAGATGAACCTCACATTCAAGTTGATATACATCAAATACCATCATGTCAAACTATTTGCGATGCGCTTAAGCAAGCCCAACAAGATTTTGAAAATGCGCTAAAACTTGAAAAATCAAAAATGATACGCATAGGCATGAAAGAAAGTGCCAGAAGCATCAAAAGACTTATCTTGGACACAATAAATAACCAACTGATAAACTACCTAAACAGCATGCAACAAACCAACAACAACTACGACACCTTTTTTAAGACCATTCATCAAATCATTACCCATAGCAATGCCCGGACAAAATCGCTGGAAGAAAAAAAATAA
- the carA gene encoding glutamine-hydrolyzing carbamoyl-phosphate synthase small subunit — MDYLDVMPEIKGIKLVLEDGTVFEGKSFGYHKSISGEVVFNTAMTGYPESLTDPSYKGQILVSTYPLIGNYGVPKDETEEHGIPLFYESDQIHISGLIISDYSFEYSHWNAKSSLSEWLIKNEVPGIFDIDTRALTKILREKGSMLGKILIDDEDIDQYDPNQDNLVAQVSTKERKVYGKGKHKVVLVDTGAKYNILRCLLKRDTTVIQVPWDFDFTQEDYDGVMLSNGPGNPEMCSITVENIKKAIEIGKPIFGICLGNQLLGIAAGGSTYKLKYGHRAHNHPAIRVGTNNCYITSQNHGYALDNDSLTDDWEPLFIHINDQSNEGIRHKSKPFFSTQFHPEASSGPTDTEFLFDDFIHLIEESKK, encoded by the coding sequence ATGGATTATCTTGATGTTATGCCTGAAATAAAAGGAATTAAATTGGTACTCGAAGATGGAACTGTCTTTGAAGGTAAATCTTTTGGATACCACAAGTCAATTTCCGGAGAGGTTGTTTTCAACACTGCCATGACCGGTTACCCCGAAAGTTTAACAGACCCATCGTACAAAGGACAAATTCTGGTTTCTACCTACCCTTTGATTGGTAACTACGGAGTACCTAAAGACGAAACAGAGGAACATGGTATTCCATTATTTTACGAGTCAGATCAAATTCATATTTCCGGATTGATTATTTCTGACTACTCCTTTGAATATAGTCACTGGAATGCCAAAAGCTCTCTTAGCGAATGGTTAATAAAAAACGAAGTTCCCGGTATATTTGACATTGACACGCGTGCATTAACAAAGATCCTTCGCGAAAAAGGATCCATGTTAGGAAAAATTTTGATCGATGACGAAGACATCGATCAATACGATCCCAATCAGGATAACTTGGTGGCTCAAGTAAGCACCAAAGAAAGAAAAGTTTACGGCAAAGGAAAACACAAAGTGGTTCTTGTGGACACAGGTGCAAAATATAATATATTACGCTGCCTCCTGAAAAGAGACACTACCGTGATTCAGGTACCCTGGGACTTCGACTTTACACAAGAGGACTATGATGGTGTTATGCTTTCAAACGGTCCAGGTAACCCGGAGATGTGCTCTATTACGGTAGAAAACATTAAAAAAGCCATCGAAATAGGGAAGCCTATTTTTGGCATCTGCCTGGGCAACCAACTACTAGGTATAGCCGCCGGAGGTAGTACCTACAAATTAAAATATGGTCACCGTGCCCATAATCACCCTGCCATAAGAGTAGGCACCAACAATTGCTATATCACCTCACAAAACCATGGTTATGCTTTAGATAATGATTCCTTAACCGATGATTGGGAACCTTTATTTATCCATATCAACGACCAAAGTAACGAGGGAATCAGACACAAGTCCAAACCCTTTTTCTCCACTCAGTTTCACCCAGAAGCTTCAAGTGGGCCAACAGATACCGAATTTTTATTCGACGACTTTATCCACTTAATTGAGGAAAGTAAAAAATAA
- a CDS encoding hemerythrin domain-containing protein — MNTQRYRKQHEDILGAIDKIDRKLDVEMLMFNAREVRLLISGLFGKLKFHLSIEDKVIYPTLLRHEDSNIAHTAQRFFDEMGDIVDLLNSYDKRWSNEHKIKERPLEFMDETQAIFKKLVLRTNVENKELYALVDELP; from the coding sequence ATGAATACACAAAGATACAGAAAACAACATGAAGATATTTTAGGTGCTATTGATAAGATTGATAGGAAGCTAGATGTGGAAATGCTCATGTTCAATGCTCGTGAAGTTAGGTTGTTAATTTCGGGTTTGTTTGGGAAGTTGAAATTTCATTTGTCGATTGAAGATAAGGTGATATATCCCACCTTACTGCGGCATGAAGATTCAAATATTGCTCATACGGCTCAGCGGTTTTTTGATGAAATGGGGGATATTGTAGACTTGTTAAATTCTTATGATAAAAGGTGGTCCAATGAGCATAAGATAAAAGAAAGACCCCTTGAATTTATGGACGAGACGCAAGCGATTTTTAAAAAGTTGGTATTACGTACCAATGTTGAGAATAAAGAGCTATATGCATTGGTAGATGAGTTGCCTTAA